The Nitrososphaerales archaeon genome has a segment encoding these proteins:
- the psmA gene encoding archaeal proteasome endopeptidase complex subunit alpha, producing the protein MLPAAAGYDRATTMFSPDGRLYQVEYAIETVRRGTLALGIKAKDGVVLAVEEKARKLQSTSLTQKIFQIDDHIGVAAAGYIPDARIQVDHARFAAQSNRLIYDESIDVEGIAKGLADLAQQFTQYAGVRPFGVALIIAGVDKNGCNIYFTDPSGTYIGFDAVAIGGGHDQVTEFLEKHYSKDISLEEACVLAAKSIYLVSEDKVGTKHIKIAVIDTKDKKMRRIEDEEIEKYAAKAREQKS; encoded by the coding sequence TTGTTACCCGCAGCAGCAGGTTATGATAGAGCAACAACCATGTTCTCTCCCGACGGTAGGTTATACCAAGTGGAGTATGCAATTGAAACTGTCAGGAGGGGTACCTTAGCTCTTGGAATAAAGGCCAAGGACGGTGTAGTTCTAGCTGTTGAAGAAAAGGCAAGGAAATTGCAAAGTACATCTCTAACCCAGAAGATATTTCAGATAGACGATCATATCGGCGTCGCAGCTGCTGGTTACATACCTGACGCAAGGATACAGGTAGATCACGCAAGATTTGCAGCCCAGAGTAATCGCTTAATCTATGATGAGTCTATTGATGTGGAGGGTATAGCCAAGGGACTTGCTGATCTTGCACAGCAATTCACACAGTACGCCGGTGTAAGGCCGTTCGGTGTTGCATTGATAATTGCTGGTGTTGATAAAAACGGTTGCAATATTTACTTTACTGACCCAAGTGGTACATACATAGGGTTCGATGCAGTTGCAATAGGAGGAGGACATGACCAGGTAACAGAATTTCTAGAAAAGCATTACAGTAAGGATATTTCGCTTGAAGAAGCTTGTGTTCTGGCAGCAAAGTCGATATACCTTGTAAGTGAAGACAAGGTGGGAACCAAACACATAAAGATTGCGGTAATAGATACGAAGGATAAGAAGATGCGAAGAATCGAGGATGAAGAAATAGAAAAGTATGCTGCCAAGGCTAGAGAACAGAAAAGCTAG